The following are encoded in a window of Sphaerisporangium siamense genomic DNA:
- a CDS encoding cytidine deaminase, producing MTETSLAPEDSKIITLARAARARNGTAEGAAVRDETGRTYTATNVDLPSLKLSAVQVAVAMAVSSGAVSLEAAALVTDADEPGRPDLAAVEDLGEAVLFLAAPDGAVKGRYI from the coding sequence GTGACCGAGACCTCCCTCGCCCCCGAGGACAGCAAGATCATCACGTTGGCCCGCGCCGCCCGCGCGCGCAACGGCACGGCCGAGGGCGCCGCCGTCCGCGACGAGACCGGGCGCACCTACACCGCGACCAACGTGGACCTGCCCTCCCTGAAGCTGTCCGCGGTGCAGGTCGCGGTCGCCATGGCCGTGTCCAGCGGGGCCGTCTCGCTGGAGGCCGCCGCGCTCGTCACCGACGCGGACGAGCCCGGGCGGCCCGACCTCGCCGCCGTCGAAGACCTGGGGGAGGCCGTCCTGTTCCTCGCGGCCCCCGACGGCGCCGTGAAAGGCCGCTACATCTGA
- a CDS encoding serine/threonine-protein kinase, protein MQPLLPGDPERIGEYTLVGRLGESPRGTAYLAHPTAAGAASPPGEEPAPSSEATAEAGAPSPGVSEPGGAETAGGRFVVKLLPRRPEADEEARSRVLDDLSAARRVSSAYAVRAVDAGWVDDRAYVVREYVEGRSLREAVEADGALTGDALERIAVGTLTALTAVHLAGISHRGLTADNVLLGADGPRVADFGLGETGYRSPEQVRGEPAGPAADVFAWARAMVYAATGAEPFADDPRAIATTAPDLGALPAPLRDVVGACLSKAPAKRPTAQGAMLWLLGDDKTASPPPALPAAPLPAPEAVVPGQVVVPGPAVGGPVISGSVEPVVPEAVVPEAPDGPGRDVAASQAGPAAVWEVPAQAQAPAEQVWSAPALPSEPGAAAPPRTPAAGESEAPAAAPRRKAHFPVGLAAGVGVVVGLAGLGLWGAGHYSATQQIGRVAAEGQAPEPEPSDGPVAPAEVGGTTAPRPKVTAPWATSPAPQDTGVYPMEITTATPSAVVPTLSPPPFTPPPIPTQTGSPTQGSPTPRATVTVTQTPTPTPTPTVAPSGEPSPSPSGPSQTPDPSASPTGSPTGSPTGSPTGSPSTTAVPSATASPTSSGTARPTASGPVYPRPTASRSVTPPPTVTRPRLTVTPRPTTTRPAPTVTRTVTPRPIVTGTVAPRPTGAPLTRTTPTATTRPPAANPYTPQQVCGAGFAVQRSTAFNGGVVHQLRNASTGAVCVVTMKTARLGTASPVSATLEVQGVGARTDSGSYAYYAGPVIMQAKGKCVRFSGTTGDGSGAAPLACG, encoded by the coding sequence ATGCAGCCATTGCTTCCGGGGGATCCCGAGCGAATCGGCGAATACACACTTGTCGGACGCCTGGGCGAAAGCCCACGCGGAACCGCCTACCTAGCCCATCCAACCGCGGCAGGCGCCGCCTCCCCGCCCGGAGAGGAGCCCGCGCCCTCCTCCGAAGCGACCGCTGAGGCCGGCGCGCCCTCGCCGGGCGTTTCCGAGCCCGGCGGCGCCGAGACGGCCGGGGGGCGGTTCGTCGTCAAGCTGCTCCCCCGCCGGCCGGAGGCCGACGAGGAGGCCCGGTCCCGGGTCCTCGACGACCTGTCCGCCGCGCGGCGGGTGTCCAGCGCGTACGCGGTGCGCGCCGTCGACGCCGGATGGGTGGACGACCGCGCCTACGTCGTCCGCGAGTACGTCGAGGGCCGGTCGCTGCGCGAGGCCGTCGAGGCCGACGGCGCGCTGACCGGCGACGCGCTGGAGCGGATCGCCGTCGGCACGCTGACCGCGCTCACCGCCGTCCATCTGGCCGGCATCTCCCACCGCGGCCTCACCGCGGACAACGTCCTCCTCGGCGCGGACGGGCCGCGCGTCGCCGACTTCGGGCTCGGCGAGACCGGCTACCGCTCCCCCGAACAGGTGCGCGGCGAGCCGGCCGGCCCGGCGGCCGACGTCTTCGCGTGGGCGCGCGCCATGGTCTACGCCGCGACGGGCGCCGAGCCGTTCGCCGACGACCCGCGGGCCATCGCCACCACCGCCCCGGACCTCGGCGCGCTTCCCGCGCCGCTGCGCGACGTGGTCGGCGCCTGCCTGTCCAAGGCCCCCGCCAAGCGCCCGACGGCCCAGGGCGCGATGCTGTGGCTCCTCGGCGACGACAAGACCGCCTCGCCTCCGCCCGCGCTCCCCGCCGCCCCGCTGCCGGCTCCCGAGGCCGTCGTGCCCGGGCAGGTCGTCGTTCCGGGACCGGCCGTGGGAGGCCCGGTCATCTCCGGCAGCGTGGAACCCGTCGTCCCTGAGGCCGTCGTCCCCGAGGCGCCGGACGGGCCGGGGCGGGACGTCGCGGCGTCTCAGGCCGGGCCCGCAGCGGTGTGGGAGGTTCCCGCCCAGGCGCAGGCGCCCGCCGAGCAGGTCTGGAGCGCGCCCGCGCTGCCGTCCGAGCCCGGCGCCGCCGCTCCGCCGCGCACGCCCGCCGCCGGGGAGTCCGAGGCGCCCGCCGCCGCCCCGCGCAGGAAGGCGCACTTCCCGGTCGGTCTCGCGGCCGGTGTGGGCGTCGTCGTGGGGCTGGCCGGGCTCGGGCTCTGGGGCGCGGGACACTACTCGGCCACGCAGCAGATCGGCCGGGTCGCCGCCGAGGGCCAGGCGCCGGAGCCGGAGCCGTCCGACGGTCCGGTCGCCCCCGCCGAGGTCGGCGGCACGACCGCGCCGCGCCCGAAGGTCACGGCGCCGTGGGCGACCTCGCCGGCCCCGCAGGACACCGGCGTCTACCCGATGGAGATCACGACGGCCACGCCGTCGGCCGTCGTGCCGACGCTGTCCCCCCCGCCGTTCACCCCGCCGCCCATCCCCACCCAGACGGGTTCGCCCACGCAGGGCTCGCCCACGCCGCGGGCGACGGTCACGGTCACGCAGACCCCGACGCCCACGCCGACCCCGACGGTCGCCCCGTCCGGCGAGCCCTCTCCGAGCCCCTCCGGCCCGTCGCAGACGCCCGACCCCTCGGCGTCGCCCACCGGCTCTCCCACCGGGTCTCCGACGGGATCGCCCACCGGCTCGCCCAGCACCACGGCCGTCCCCAGCGCGACCGCGAGCCCCACCTCCTCCGGCACGGCGCGGCCGACCGCCTCCGGCCCGGTCTACCCCAGGCCCACGGCCTCCCGGAGCGTCACGCCGCCCCCGACCGTCACCCGTCCCCGGCTGACCGTGACCCCGCGCCCCACCACGACCCGGCCCGCGCCCACCGTGACCAGGACCGTCACGCCGCGCCCGATCGTGACCGGCACCGTCGCGCCGCGGCCCACCGGCGCGCCGCTGACCCGCACCACCCCGACGGCCACGACGCGGCCTCCCGCCGCCAACCCCTACACCCCGCAGCAGGTCTGCGGCGCCGGGTTCGCGGTCCAGCGTTCGACCGCCTTCAACGGCGGCGTCGTCCACCAGCTCCGTAACGCGTCGACGGGCGCGGTGTGCGTGGTGACGATGAAGACCGCGCGGCTCGGCACCGCCTCGCCGGTGTCGGCGACCCTGGAGGTTCAGGGCGTGGGCGCCCGCACCGACAGCGGCTCCTACGCGTACTACGCCGGGCCGGTCATCATGCAGGCCAAGGGCAAGTGTGTCCGCTTCTCCGGCACCACCGGCGACGGCTCGGGCGCCGCGCCGCTCGCCTGCGGGTAG
- a CDS encoding S8 family serine peptidase — protein sequence MAGRGVVAVALAFALAAGPSTAAAAAAEPQRCAPPRGGVEVGESWAQRRLAFTRVWPLTRGEGVTVAFVDSGVDTRHPQVRVAKSVDLTSTGPLDCVGHGTAVAGIIGGADMKDIPFAGVAPKARLISIKQSNAENGDVALLAEGIRRAADLGAQVLNISIQTGDQPVLKSAVEYALAGDVVIVAAAGNIRKEDGTPAPSYPAAYEGVLAVGSAGPDGKRTDFSNAATPVSVLAPGAAITSTWPGGAYRQDLDGTSYAAPYVAGVAALVRARHPELDNVRVRRRIELTADGASGAGTGAGMVNPLLAVSQILPSEVVALAPARPAPLPSGVVARPKPPDTETMTRAGGIALAALLAAGLVTAVSVVIPLGRRRGWRPGRAAVPGD from the coding sequence ATGGCAGGACGGGGTGTCGTCGCCGTCGCGCTGGCGTTCGCGCTCGCCGCGGGCCCGAGCACGGCCGCGGCGGCCGCCGCCGAACCCCAGAGGTGTGCTCCCCCGCGCGGCGGCGTGGAGGTGGGCGAGTCCTGGGCGCAGCGGCGGCTGGCCTTCACCCGCGTCTGGCCGCTCACGCGCGGCGAGGGCGTGACGGTCGCGTTCGTGGACAGCGGGGTCGACACCCGTCACCCGCAGGTGCGGGTCGCCAAGTCCGTCGACCTGACCTCCACCGGCCCCCTGGACTGCGTCGGCCACGGGACGGCGGTGGCCGGGATCATCGGCGGCGCGGACATGAAGGACATCCCCTTCGCCGGCGTCGCGCCCAAGGCGCGGCTCATCTCGATCAAGCAGTCCAACGCCGAGAACGGGGACGTGGCGCTGCTCGCCGAGGGCATCCGCCGGGCCGCCGACCTCGGCGCCCAGGTGCTCAACATCTCCATCCAGACCGGCGACCAGCCCGTCCTGAAGAGCGCCGTCGAGTACGCGCTCGCCGGCGACGTGGTGATCGTCGCCGCGGCCGGCAACATCCGCAAGGAGGACGGCACGCCTGCCCCGTCCTACCCCGCCGCCTATGAGGGCGTGCTCGCGGTCGGGTCCGCCGGGCCGGACGGCAAGCGGACGGACTTCTCCAACGCGGCCACCCCCGTCTCGGTCCTCGCGCCGGGGGCGGCGATCACCAGCACCTGGCCGGGCGGCGCCTACCGCCAGGACCTGGACGGCACCAGCTACGCCGCGCCGTACGTCGCCGGGGTCGCCGCGCTGGTGCGGGCGCGCCATCCCGAGCTGGACAACGTCCGCGTGCGGCGGCGCATCGAGCTGACCGCGGACGGCGCGTCGGGCGCGGGCACCGGGGCCGGCATGGTGAACCCGCTGCTTGCGGTGTCGCAGATCCTCCCCTCGGAGGTCGTGGCCCTCGCGCCGGCGCGGCCCGCGCCGCTGCCGTCCGGGGTCGTCGCCCGGCCGAAGCCGCCGGACACCGAGACGATGACGCGGGCGGGCGGGATCGCGCTGGCCGCGCTGCTGGCCGCCGGGCTGGTGACGGCGGTGAGCGTCGTGATCCCTTTGGGGCGGCGGCGCGGCTGGCGGCCGGGGCGTGCCGCCGTTCCCGGCGATTGA
- the era gene encoding GTPase Era — MSSSAAEFRAGFACFVGRPNVGKSTLMNALVGAKVAITSSKPQTTRRAIRGIVTRPDAQLVIVDTPGLHRPRTLLGERLDSLVLSTLTEVDVIGFCLPANEPVGKGDRFIAEKLAAVKKTPVIAVVTKCDLASREQIAKQLLDVSKLGEFAEIIPVSAESGEQLGLLGDLLAARLPESPPLYAGGELTDEPEQVLVAELIREAALEGVRDELPHSIAVVVEEMVPREGRDDLLDVYAQMYVERPSQKAIVIGPKGARLKEVGTRARGHIEALLGTHVYLDLRIKVAKDWQRDPKQLRRLGFYD; from the coding sequence GTGAGTTCCTCAGCCGCTGAGTTCCGCGCCGGGTTCGCCTGCTTCGTCGGCAGGCCCAACGTCGGCAAGTCGACGCTGATGAATGCGCTTGTGGGGGCGAAGGTGGCGATCACCTCCTCCAAGCCGCAGACGACCCGCCGCGCGATCAGGGGCATCGTCACACGGCCCGACGCGCAGCTCGTCATCGTCGACACGCCCGGCCTCCACCGCCCGCGCACGCTGCTCGGCGAGCGGCTCGACAGCCTGGTGCTGTCCACCTTGACCGAGGTGGACGTCATCGGTTTCTGCCTCCCGGCCAACGAGCCCGTGGGCAAGGGCGACCGTTTCATCGCCGAGAAGCTCGCGGCCGTGAAGAAGACCCCGGTGATCGCCGTGGTCACCAAGTGCGACCTGGCGAGCCGCGAGCAGATCGCCAAACAGCTCCTCGACGTCTCCAAGCTCGGCGAGTTCGCGGAGATCATCCCGGTGTCGGCGGAGTCGGGGGAACAGCTCGGTCTGCTCGGCGACCTGCTCGCCGCGCGCCTGCCGGAGTCCCCTCCGCTGTACGCGGGGGGCGAGCTCACCGACGAACCCGAGCAGGTGCTCGTCGCCGAGCTGATCCGCGAGGCCGCTCTCGAAGGGGTTCGCGACGAGCTGCCGCACTCCATCGCCGTCGTCGTCGAAGAGATGGTGCCGCGCGAGGGCCGTGACGACCTGCTCGACGTGTACGCCCAGATGTACGTCGAGCGCCCCTCGCAGAAGGCCATCGTCATCGGCCCCAAGGGCGCGCGGCTCAAAGAGGTCGGCACCCGGGCGCGAGGGCACATCGAGGCCCTGCTCGGCACCCACGTCTACCTGGACCTCCGCATCAAGGTCGCCAAAGACTGGCAGCGCGACCCGAAACAGCTGCGCCGCCTCGGCTTCTACGACTGA
- a CDS encoding YbaB/EbfC family nucleoid-associated protein: MEPFGRPDAAELRAYADELRATFTRLHEEAPALHEKARAVQVTEKSRDGLISATVGPRGDLIRLDIDPRVYRRPDSRELADSITETVHRAAEKARAKVVELFEPLIPADQMAAHLDGDLERVLDQMAGRMLGKG; encoded by the coding sequence GTGGAGCCTTTCGGGCGTCCGGACGCGGCCGAACTGCGCGCCTACGCCGACGAACTGCGGGCGACGTTCACACGCCTGCACGAGGAGGCGCCCGCGCTGCACGAGAAGGCGCGCGCCGTCCAGGTCACGGAGAAGTCCCGGGACGGCCTGATCTCCGCGACCGTCGGCCCGCGGGGAGACCTCATCCGGCTCGACATCGACCCCCGCGTCTACCGGCGGCCGGACTCACGGGAACTGGCCGACTCGATCACCGAGACCGTCCACCGGGCCGCCGAGAAGGCCCGGGCGAAGGTCGTCGAGCTGTTCGAGCCGCTCATCCCGGCGGACCAGATGGCGGCGCACCTCGACGGGGACCTCGAACGCGTGCTGGACCAGATGGCCGGCCGGATGCTCGGGAAGGGGTGA
- a CDS encoding response regulator yields the protein MTVRVLLADDESLLRMAFTMILDAQPDMTVVGEAGDGAEAVRLASRLRPDVVLMDVRMPGIDGIEATRRVVRESPASRVLILTTFDLDEYAFAGLKAGASGFLLKNARPEELLAAIRSIASGDAVVSPRITRRLLETFAPQLMNGGGPGDDTRLGRLTAREREVLVQVARGLSNTEIAAALHLAEATVKTHLSRVLDKLELRDRVQAVVFAYEARLVRPGHVRDEGGAGRGQS from the coding sequence GTGACCGTCCGCGTCCTGCTCGCCGACGACGAGTCGCTGCTGCGCATGGCCTTCACCATGATCCTGGACGCCCAGCCGGACATGACGGTCGTCGGCGAGGCCGGGGACGGCGCCGAGGCCGTGCGGCTGGCGTCGCGACTGCGCCCGGACGTCGTGCTGATGGACGTCCGCATGCCCGGCATCGACGGCATCGAGGCCACCCGCCGCGTCGTCAGGGAGTCCCCGGCGTCGCGGGTGCTCATCCTGACGACGTTCGACCTGGACGAGTACGCCTTCGCCGGGCTCAAGGCCGGGGCGTCCGGCTTCCTGCTGAAGAACGCGCGACCGGAGGAGCTGCTCGCGGCCATCCGCAGCATCGCCTCGGGTGACGCGGTGGTGTCGCCGCGGATCACCCGTCGCCTGCTGGAGACGTTCGCGCCCCAGTTGATGAACGGCGGCGGCCCGGGGGACGACACGCGCCTCGGCCGGCTCACCGCCCGCGAGCGTGAGGTGCTCGTCCAGGTGGCCCGCGGGCTGTCCAACACCGAGATCGCCGCCGCCCTGCACCTCGCCGAGGCCACGGTGAAGACCCACCTCAGCCGCGTCCTGGACAAACTGGAGCTGCGCGACCGGGTGCAGGCCGTGGTGTTCGCCTACGAGGCGCGGCTCGTCCGGCCGGGCCATGTCCGTGACGAGGGCGGGGCCGGGCGGGGTCAGTCGTAG